One part of the Roseomonas gilardii genome encodes these proteins:
- a CDS encoding (d)CMP kinase, translated as MTATETLAAAARAIIAVDGPAAAGKGTLARRLAAALDLPYLDTGLLYRATARRVIDEGGDPGDAQAAEAAARALEPGDLGRSGLRAPDTDTGASKVAAIPGVRAALLDFQRQFGRAGGAVLDGRDIGTVVFPDASVKLFVTASPEARAERRWKERRARGEDVPLAAVTAEMAARDARDASRDTAPMKPAEDAILLDTTGLDADAAYAEALRLVRQRLGLTG; from the coding sequence ATGACCGCCACCGAGACCCTTGCCGCCGCAGCCCGGGCGATCATCGCCGTGGACGGCCCGGCCGCCGCCGGCAAGGGCACGCTGGCCCGCCGCCTCGCCGCGGCGCTGGACCTGCCCTATCTGGACACCGGCCTGCTCTACCGCGCCACGGCGCGCCGCGTGATCGACGAGGGCGGCGATCCCGGGGATGCCCAGGCCGCCGAGGCCGCGGCGCGGGCCCTGGAGCCAGGCGATCTCGGCCGGTCCGGCCTGCGAGCCCCGGACACGGATACCGGCGCCAGCAAGGTCGCGGCCATTCCCGGCGTGCGGGCCGCGCTGCTCGACTTCCAGCGCCAGTTCGGCCGCGCCGGCGGCGCCGTGCTGGACGGGCGCGACATCGGCACCGTGGTTTTTCCCGACGCCTCGGTGAAGCTCTTCGTCACCGCCAGTCCCGAGGCCCGTGCCGAGCGCCGCTGGAAGGAGCGCCGGGCACGCGGCGAGGATGTCCCCCTGGCCGCGGTAACCGCCGAGATGGCCGCCCGCGACGCCCGCGACGCTTCCCGCGACACGGCTCCCATGAAGCCCGCCGAGGACGCGATCCTGCTCGACACCACCGGCCTGGACGCCGACGCCGCCTATGCCGAAGCCCTCCGCCTCGTCCGGCAACGCCTCGGCCTCACCGGCTGA
- a CDS encoding 3-phosphoshikimate 1-carboxyvinyltransferase, translating to MLGPLRAAAPGRGLAGEIRVPGDGAIGPRALILAALTVGETRIEGLPERDDIRRIATALRALGVGVEQAGPGTWHVAGRGVGGLVEPDGILDMGGSGAVAALFCGLLAGHPLFAVLTGDATLRRHVMGPVTGPLAACGARFTARGGAFLPLAVEGARLALPLEHRLPVASATLKSALLLAGLCARGVTRVEEPAPSHDHTETLLRHFGARLRVVPEGAGRVIELEGQPELAAAPVSVPGDPLLAGFPLVAALLVPGSRLTVRGVGLNPLRNGLLATLREMGAEFAVANERIEAGEPVGDVTATYSPLRGVDVPAGRLRGLGGALPLLAVAAAFAKGTSRIRGLAAPREESARLPATIALLAAQGVAVEREGDDLVIRRDGAPVPGGGAMAAGTDPCSAMSALVLGLAAERPVTLEDGACIETAFPAFAGLMDRVAGGGAITPA from the coding sequence ATGCTCGGGCCGCTGCGCGCGGCCGCCCCGGGGCGGGGGCTCGCGGGCGAGATCCGCGTGCCCGGCGACGGCGCGATCGGCCCCCGCGCCCTGATCCTGGCGGCCCTGACCGTGGGCGAAACGCGCATCGAGGGCCTGCCGGAACGGGACGACATCCGGCGCATCGCCACCGCCCTGCGTGCCCTGGGCGTGGGGGTGGAACAGGCCGGTCCCGGCACTTGGCACGTCGCGGGGCGCGGGGTGGGCGGGCTGGTGGAACCCGACGGCATCCTCGACATGGGCGGTTCCGGCGCCGTCGCGGCACTGTTCTGCGGGCTGCTCGCGGGGCATCCGCTTTTCGCGGTGCTGACCGGCGACGCCACGCTGCGCCGGCACGTGATGGGCCCCGTGACCGGGCCGCTTGCCGCCTGCGGAGCACGCTTCACCGCGCGCGGGGGCGCGTTCCTGCCGCTGGCGGTGGAGGGCGCGCGCCTGGCCCTGCCGCTGGAGCACCGCCTGCCCGTGGCCTCGGCCACGTTGAAATCCGCCCTGCTGCTGGCCGGGCTCTGCGCCCGGGGCGTGACGCGGGTGGAGGAACCAGCGCCGAGCCACGACCACACCGAGACCCTGCTGCGCCATTTCGGCGCCCGGCTGCGCGTCGTGCCGGAGGGTGCGGGCCGGGTGATCGAGCTGGAAGGGCAGCCGGAACTGGCCGCCGCGCCGGTTTCCGTGCCGGGCGATCCGTTGCTGGCCGGCTTTCCGCTGGTGGCGGCTCTGCTGGTGCCCGGATCGCGGCTGACGGTGCGGGGCGTCGGACTCAACCCCCTGCGCAACGGGCTGCTCGCCACGCTGCGCGAGATGGGGGCCGAGTTCGCCGTGGCCAACGAGCGCATCGAGGCGGGCGAGCCGGTGGGCGACGTCACCGCCACCTATTCCCCCCTGCGCGGTGTGGATGTCCCGGCCGGACGGCTGCGTGGCCTGGGGGGCGCCCTGCCGCTGCTGGCCGTCGCGGCGGCTTTCGCCAAGGGCACCAGCCGCATCCGGGGGCTGGCCGCACCGAGGGAGGAAAGCGCCCGCCTCCCGGCCACCATCGCGCTGCTGGCCGCCCAAGGGGTGGCGGTGGAGAGGGAAGGCGACGATCTGGTCATCCGCCGCGACGGCGCCCCCGTGCCCGGCGGTGGCGCCATGGCCGCCGGGACGGACCCCTGTTCGGCCATGAGCGCCCTGGTCCTGGGGCTGGCGGCGGAAAGGCCGGTGACATTGGAAGATGGCGCCTGCATCGAGACCGCCTTTCCCGCCTTTGCCGGACTGATGGACCGCGTGGCGGGCGGGGGCGCGATCACGCCCGCCTGA
- a CDS encoding TIGR02300 family protein — MVKPELGTKRVCVACGTKFYDLTRTPAVCPKCGTEQPAEQPRLRRPAAPVDDKLRKRAVTPGTEAETDETDLEDADTDTGLEDAEDLEDADEDLGEEIGVESESDEEG, encoded by the coding sequence ATGGTCAAACCCGAACTGGGCACCAAACGCGTCTGCGTGGCCTGCGGCACGAAGTTCTACGACCTCACCCGCACGCCCGCCGTCTGCCCGAAATGTGGCACCGAGCAGCCGGCCGAGCAGCCGCGCCTGCGCCGTCCGGCCGCCCCGGTCGATGACAAGCTGCGCAAGCGCGCGGTGACGCCGGGCACGGAGGCCGAGACGGACGAAACGGATCTCGAGGACGCCGACACCGATACCGGGCTGGAGGATGCCGAGGATCTGGAGGACGCGGACGAGGATCTCGGCGAGGAGATCGGCGTCGAGAGCGAGAGCGACGAGGAGGGCTGA
- a CDS encoding DUF3140 domain-containing protein yields MSDHAQDADDIRRAFDELVNMTAEEMRHWLDTPESWEVGWHDEGESESVGHHSGRWILEILEHGGDAAPDEQALGHMRRVVGYVRRHLAQGPAGDIEHSRWRFSLMNWGHDPVKAGRGSGMPGVAPSEAEEASPEAEPETAAQAEKPRPRRRTARKPAPESAPEDEAEDGPAPGSPKASAARRTAPRKAPARATAPRSAASRTRTTEKAAKGITRRAGTRKSATGTATARKASASKSAATKKTATAGTGRARTGAATKSTSGRVTAGASAAKAKTGSRTAGTARPSAKRAAASASTGAARRPAAGTAKGSRTATQKPTAASRAASGTRKAAAPKANVRRTGATARGAAKRTTSGTTAKTGAKPGTKPGTPRSRAATSSTRKPTAKAAAAKPAPKTTARKPASPKSAATKAAPKAAPRKTAASRTKDAKAPPRKAGVSKTGTSKTAPPKAGTGTARAGRRTTASAAPSRRAAGSRSGGPAGRKR; encoded by the coding sequence ATGAGCGATCACGCACAGGACGCCGACGACATCCGCCGCGCCTTCGACGAGCTGGTGAACATGACGGCCGAGGAGATGCGCCACTGGCTCGACACCCCGGAAAGCTGGGAGGTCGGCTGGCATGACGAGGGCGAGTCGGAGTCGGTCGGCCATCATTCCGGCCGCTGGATCCTGGAGATCCTGGAGCATGGCGGCGATGCCGCGCCGGACGAGCAGGCGCTGGGGCATATGCGGCGGGTCGTCGGCTATGTCCGCCGGCATCTCGCCCAGGGGCCGGCCGGGGATATCGAGCACAGCCGCTGGCGCTTCAGCCTGATGAACTGGGGGCATGACCCGGTAAAGGCCGGACGTGGTTCCGGCATGCCTGGCGTGGCGCCCTCGGAGGCGGAGGAGGCTTCCCCGGAAGCGGAGCCTGAAACCGCTGCGCAGGCGGAGAAGCCCAGGCCCCGCCGCCGCACCGCCCGGAAGCCCGCGCCGGAATCCGCCCCGGAGGATGAAGCGGAAGACGGCCCGGCTCCCGGTTCCCCGAAAGCCTCCGCCGCACGGCGCACGGCCCCCCGGAAGGCACCCGCCCGCGCGACAGCGCCGCGGAGCGCCGCCAGCCGTACCAGGACCACGGAAAAGGCCGCGAAAGGCATCACGCGCCGCGCCGGGACCCGGAAATCCGCCACGGGAACGGCCACAGCGCGGAAGGCTTCCGCCAGCAAGTCCGCTGCGACAAAGAAAACGGCCACCGCAGGGACGGGCCGGGCCCGCACAGGCGCCGCGACGAAATCCACCTCCGGCCGTGTGACCGCCGGGGCCAGCGCCGCCAAAGCGAAGACAGGCAGCCGGACGGCCGGGACCGCCAGGCCATCGGCGAAACGGGCGGCGGCCAGCGCGAGCACCGGCGCCGCGCGGCGCCCGGCCGCCGGGACGGCGAAGGGAAGCCGGACCGCGACGCAGAAGCCCACGGCCGCCAGCCGTGCGGCAAGCGGCACGAGGAAGGCCGCGGCCCCGAAGGCCAATGTCCGCAGGACGGGCGCGACGGCCAGGGGAGCGGCCAAAAGGACGACCAGCGGAACGACGGCGAAGACGGGCGCGAAGCCCGGCACGAAGCCCGGCACGCCCCGGTCCAGGGCCGCGACATCCAGCACGCGGAAACCCACCGCGAAGGCGGCGGCTGCGAAGCCGGCTCCGAAGACCACGGCCCGGAAGCCTGCATCCCCGAAGTCCGCTGCCACGAAGGCGGCGCCGAAGGCCGCACCCCGGAAGACGGCGGCATCGAGGACCAAGGACGCGAAGGCGCCCCCTCGGAAGGCAGGGGTCTCGAAAACCGGAACCTCGAAGACCGCGCCCCCGAAGGCCGGCACCGGCACGGCGCGCGCCGGGAGGCGGACCACCGCCTCCGCCGCGCCATCGCGCCGTGCCGCTGGCAGCCGGAGCGGCGGCCCGGCGGGCCGGAAGCGCTGA